In a single window of the Planctomycetia bacterium genome:
- a CDS encoding DUF3649 domain-containing protein, with amino-acid sequence MTEQERKMHEEIAEHEKWLAVYSTPRPSASAVARAKLAAREAMQSSRARRPRSAWRVWQGVAAATAVIALCVFVGYQAAMTTPSAPPAIAELDPIPSLPEASREGITRVTALDDDLTDLETWSAQANWGVSGASLFELMDEALDDDTDRAPGENGSS; translated from the coding sequence GTGACCGAGCAAGAGAGAAAAATGCACGAGGAAATCGCAGAGCACGAAAAGTGGCTCGCGGTCTACTCCACGCCCAGGCCATCCGCCTCCGCCGTGGCCCGAGCAAAGCTGGCCGCGCGCGAGGCGATGCAGTCTTCTCGCGCCCGACGTCCCCGGAGCGCATGGAGGGTCTGGCAGGGCGTGGCCGCCGCCACCGCGGTGATCGCGCTTTGTGTCTTCGTCGGCTACCAGGCCGCCATGACAACGCCATCCGCTCCACCTGCGATAGCCGAACTTGATCCCATTCCCAGTCTGCCCGAGGCCTCCAGAGAGGGGATCACCCGCGTGACGGCACTCGACGATGACTTAACCGATCTTGAGACGTGGTCCGCCCAGGCCAATTGGGGAGTCAGCGGCGCGTCGCTTTTCGAACTCATGGATGAAGCATTGGACGATGACACTGACCGGGCCCCGGGCGAAAACGGGTCTTCATGA
- a CDS encoding sigma-70 family RNA polymerase sigma factor — protein sequence MDVEALDRAIAGAQRGDTSCLDRLIESYADRLYGFLYRMTGSRHDAEDLMQEVFIRLVRTISAYQHDGRFEAWFFRIAANLARDRLRRICRGPKFLSVAADPDDDERGGGSGGIARIGSEAEPVDAALERAEEMDALGAAMLKLPDAEREVVMLRHFSQMSFREIAESTGVPLGTALARGHRGLGKLRAIMTAGQSDADSACDETVGAEE from the coding sequence ATGGACGTCGAGGCGCTTGATCGGGCAATAGCCGGAGCCCAAAGGGGGGATACCTCCTGCCTGGACCGGCTTATCGAGTCCTACGCCGATCGGCTTTACGGCTTCCTCTATCGAATGACCGGCTCCCGGCACGATGCCGAGGATTTGATGCAGGAAGTCTTTATCCGGCTCGTCAGGACGATTTCGGCGTATCAGCATGACGGGCGATTCGAGGCGTGGTTTTTCCGGATCGCCGCCAATCTCGCCCGCGATCGGCTTCGGCGAATTTGCCGGGGTCCGAAGTTTTTGAGCGTCGCCGCCGACCCGGATGATGACGAACGTGGCGGCGGCTCCGGCGGCATCGCGAGGATCGGTTCGGAGGCCGAGCCGGTGGACGCGGCCCTCGAGCGAGCTGAAGAAATGGACGCACTCGGAGCGGCGATGCTCAAGCTGCCCGATGCCGAGCGAGAGGTTGTGATGCTGCGGCATTTTTCGCAGATGTCTTTCAGAGAGATTGCCGAGAGCACCGGCGTTCCGCTGGGGACAGCCCTGGCCCGTGGACATCGCGGATTAGGCAAGTTGCGTGCGATCATGACGGCCGGGCAAAGCGATGCAGACAGTGCCTGCGACGAGACCGTCGGCGCTGAGGAGTAA
- the rpmB gene encoding 50S ribosomal protein L28 yields MPRVCHFTGKRTTSGRQYTHRGKAKYLGGVGTKVTGKTKRKFKPNIQRVRAVIDGRICRIKVSTKAIRMGLIVKPMRRNWKAPAAAAEA; encoded by the coding sequence ATGCCTCGAGTTTGTCATTTCACCGGTAAGCGAACCACCAGCGGTCGGCAGTATACCCATCGCGGCAAGGCCAAGTACCTGGGCGGCGTCGGCACCAAGGTCACCGGCAAGACCAAGCGCAAGTTCAAGCCGAATATCCAGCGCGTTCGTGCCGTCATTGACGGTCGCATCTGCCGGATCAAGGTCTCCACGAAGGCCATCCGCATGGGACTTATCGTGAAGCCGATGAGGCGGAACTGGAAAGCCCCCGCAGCCGCCGCTGAGGCCTGA
- the gatC gene encoding Asp-tRNA(Asn)/Glu-tRNA(Gln) amidotransferase subunit GatC, which yields MSEKITTQEVRHIAHLARLKLSEEEISRFGSQLDSILGYVRKLDEVDTTDVEPTAHPLPVCNVFRDDTPATSLTPEAALANAPVSDTPFFKVPKVLDQETA from the coding sequence ATGAGTGAAAAAATCACGACCCAGGAGGTTCGGCACATCGCGCACCTCGCCCGGCTGAAGCTGAGCGAGGAGGAAATCTCGCGATTCGGGTCGCAGCTCGATTCCATTCTCGGATATGTCCGCAAACTGGACGAGGTCGATACGACGGATGTCGAACCGACCGCCCACCCCCTGCCGGTCTGCAACGTCTTCAGGGATGACACGCCCGCGACTTCGCTGACGCCCGAAGCGGCGCTGGCCAATGCCCCTGTGAGCGACACCCCGTTCTTCAAAGTTCCCAAGGTACTCGATCAGGAGACTGCATGA
- the gatA gene encoding Asp-tRNA(Asn)/Glu-tRNA(Gln) amidotransferase subunit GatA has translation MSASAVQRVSSALDRLKRLNPQLHACISILDNDAGKRAAELDAAQSSGPLFGEPVVLKDNICTRSGKTTCGSKILENYRSPYDAHVVEQLEKAGAVIVAKTNLDEFAMGSSTENSAFFPTRNPWNPEYVPGGSSGGSIVAVAARMVPYAFGSETGGSIRQPASLCGVTGLKPTYGRVSRFGLVAFGSSLDQIGPVAVDVKGVARLLGVVAGRDVRDATSVDEPVADYEALLDQPPGKMRIGYAREYFGEGLHPETRQAVEAAIEVYRKLGAEVHEVSLTHSAYTIACYYLICTAEASSNLARFDGVRYGHRTANPTDYIDMYSASRDEGFGAEVKRRIMLGTYALSSGYYDAYYLKALKVRTLIKQDFVEAFKKCDVILSPTTPTPAFKFGEKSDDPLAMYLADIYNCAANLAGIPAISIPCGFTESGLPIGLQFMGPHFAEGRLLQIAHQFQKSTDFHHKAPPLS, from the coding sequence ATGAGCGCCTCGGCCGTGCAGCGCGTTTCGTCGGCACTGGATCGCCTGAAGAGGCTCAATCCGCAGCTTCATGCCTGCATCAGCATCCTCGATAACGATGCGGGCAAGCGCGCAGCCGAGCTTGACGCCGCGCAGTCGTCCGGGCCCCTCTTCGGCGAGCCGGTGGTCCTCAAGGACAACATTTGCACCCGTTCCGGCAAGACGACCTGCGGCTCGAAGATTCTCGAAAACTACCGAAGTCCTTACGATGCGCATGTCGTTGAGCAATTGGAAAAGGCCGGCGCGGTGATCGTCGCCAAGACGAATCTCGACGAATTCGCGATGGGAAGCTCCACCGAGAATTCGGCCTTTTTCCCTACGCGAAACCCGTGGAATCCCGAGTATGTGCCCGGCGGATCGTCCGGCGGATCCATTGTCGCAGTCGCAGCGAGAATGGTTCCCTATGCCTTCGGCAGCGAAACAGGTGGATCGATCCGCCAGCCCGCCAGCCTGTGCGGCGTGACCGGTCTGAAGCCGACGTACGGCCGCGTCTCGCGATTCGGCCTGGTCGCATTCGGCAGTAGCCTCGACCAGATCGGCCCCGTCGCCGTGGATGTCAAAGGGGTGGCACGACTTCTCGGCGTCGTTGCCGGTCGGGATGTGCGCGACGCTACCAGCGTGGATGAGCCCGTTGCGGACTACGAGGCGTTGCTCGACCAACCGCCGGGCAAGATGCGAATCGGCTATGCCCGCGAGTACTTCGGCGAGGGACTTCACCCCGAGACGCGCCAGGCCGTGGAGGCGGCGATCGAGGTGTATCGCAAGCTCGGCGCGGAGGTGCATGAAGTCTCGCTAACGCACAGCGCCTACACGATCGCCTGTTATTACCTCATCTGCACCGCCGAGGCTTCCAGCAATCTCGCCCGATTCGACGGGGTTCGTTACGGCCATCGCACCGCGAACCCGACGGACTACATCGATATGTACAGCGCTTCGCGCGACGAGGGGTTCGGCGCGGAGGTGAAGCGACGCATCATGCTTGGGACTTATGCCCTTTCGAGCGGGTATTACGATGCCTATTACCTCAAGGCGCTGAAGGTCCGCACGCTCATCAAGCAGGACTTCGTCGAGGCGTTTAAGAAGTGCGACGTCATCTTGTCGCCCACGACGCCGACGCCTGCCTTCAAGTTCGGTGAGAAATCCGACGATCCGCTGGCCATGTATCTGGCTGACATTTACAACTGCGCCGCCAATCTGGCCGGCATTCCGGCCATCTCAATTCCCTGCGGCTTTACCGAGTCGGGCCTGCCGATCGGGCTTCAGTTCATGGGTCCGCATTTCGCCGAGGGGCGGCTTTTACAGATCGCTCATCAGTTTCAGAAATCGACCGACTTCCACCACAAAGCCCCCCCGCTGAGCTAA
- a CDS encoding TetR/AcrR family transcriptional regulator — MPEVIEDRKSQIHHAACKLFHQQGFHGTSIRDIAERVGMLGGSLYSHISSKDEILWEIVDAAADRFFSALRPIVDSQLGTLQKLKAAIVAHVGVIAGDMDAAAVYTVEWRHLAPDRRAAFTKRRDEYELMFRSLVREAIHSRYIAAPDETTATLFILSVLNWMFTWYRPDGPMTPEDVGRWMSEYIFDGLRRRTA, encoded by the coding sequence ATGCCCGAAGTTATTGAGGATCGAAAATCCCAGATTCATCACGCCGCCTGTAAGCTCTTCCACCAGCAGGGCTTCCACGGCACGTCCATTCGAGACATCGCCGAGCGCGTCGGAATGCTCGGAGGCAGCCTATATAGCCACATCTCCAGCAAGGACGAGATCCTCTGGGAAATCGTGGATGCCGCGGCTGACCGGTTCTTCTCCGCTCTGCGGCCAATTGTCGATTCGCAGCTCGGCACTCTTCAAAAGCTTAAGGCGGCGATTGTCGCGCACGTCGGTGTGATCGCCGGTGACATGGATGCTGCAGCCGTCTATACCGTTGAGTGGCGACACCTGGCGCCGGATCGGCGCGCCGCATTCACGAAGCGACGAGATGAATACGAACTGATGTTTCGCTCGCTGGTGCGCGAGGCGATCCATTCGCGATACATCGCCGCACCGGATGAGACGACGGCGACGCTTTTTATACTCTCTGTTCTCAATTGGATGTTCACCTGGTACCGGCCCGACGGCCCGATGACGCCGGAGGATGTCGGCCGCTGGATGTCCGAGTACATATTCGACGGTCTTCGACGGCGCACCGCCTGA
- the paaA gene encoding 1,2-phenylacetyl-CoA epoxidase subunit A, producing the protein MVQVTEKWTNDRPGDAGYEERLAAFEARVAEGDKVEPGDWMPRDYRDQLIRLIHVHANSEICGALPEGTWIPHAPSLKRKLALVAKVQDEVGHGQLLYRAAETLGKPREEMIDELISGKAKYSNVFHYPAETWADVCVIAWLIDAAAIVNQAMMAEGSYGPYARALKRICYEEAFHLTHGYDMCISMATGTPVQRAMLQDAVNRWWKPIMMFHGPSDKESKHTEQLMRWRIKLKTNDEQRQEFLRKYLPKMFNLGLTVPSEWNLRFDEKSKSWLYNEPDWEEFKTVVRGSGPVSAKRLETRRLAHEQGRWIREALSAAAAGKKAPLPPTANVG; encoded by the coding sequence ATGGTTCAAGTCACCGAAAAGTGGACGAACGACCGGCCCGGCGACGCGGGTTACGAGGAGCGCCTCGCCGCCTTCGAGGCGCGCGTGGCCGAAGGGGACAAGGTCGAGCCCGGCGACTGGATGCCCAGGGACTACCGCGACCAGCTCATTCGCCTGATCCACGTTCACGCGAACAGCGAGATTTGCGGCGCGCTGCCTGAGGGGACCTGGATTCCGCACGCACCGAGCCTCAAGCGGAAGCTTGCCCTCGTGGCAAAGGTGCAGGACGAAGTCGGCCACGGCCAGCTTCTCTACCGCGCCGCCGAGACGCTCGGCAAGCCGCGCGAAGAGATGATCGACGAATTGATCAGCGGCAAGGCGAAATACTCCAACGTCTTTCACTATCCGGCCGAGACCTGGGCCGACGTCTGCGTCATCGCGTGGCTCATTGACGCCGCCGCGATCGTCAATCAGGCGATGATGGCCGAGGGCTCGTATGGTCCCTATGCTCGGGCTCTCAAGCGCATCTGCTACGAAGAGGCGTTTCACCTGACGCACGGCTACGACATGTGCATTTCAATGGCGACGGGCACGCCGGTTCAGCGGGCGATGCTTCAGGACGCCGTCAATCGATGGTGGAAGCCGATCATGATGTTTCACGGCCCCAGCGATAAGGAGTCCAAGCACACCGAGCAACTGATGCGCTGGCGGATCAAGCTCAAGACGAATGACGAGCAGCGCCAGGAGTTCCTGCGGAAGTATCTGCCGAAGATGTTCAACCTCGGACTGACGGTGCCCTCCGAATGGAATCTGCGCTTCGATGAGAAGTCCAAGAGCTGGCTGTACAACGAGCCGGATTGGGAGGAATTCAAGACCGTCGTGCGCGGCAGCGGCCCGGTCAGCGCGAAGCGACTTGAGACGCGGCGACTGGCACACGAGCAGGGACGATGGATCCGCGAGGCGCTTTCCGCGGCTGCAGCCGGCAAGAAGGCACCCCTGCCACCTACGGCGAACGTCGGATAA
- the paaB gene encoding 1,2-phenylacetyl-CoA epoxidase subunit B, protein MDSQWPIFEVFHQASRGEPHVHVGAVHAPDGETAIMLAKEQFGRRQACVNIWVVPAEAIVATAYEDADLFEHGTDKSYREAFGYETTKRAKAVGDAGEI, encoded by the coding sequence ATGGACAGCCAGTGGCCCATTTTTGAAGTGTTTCATCAGGCGTCGCGCGGCGAGCCGCATGTGCACGTCGGCGCCGTGCATGCGCCGGACGGCGAGACGGCGATCATGCTGGCCAAGGAGCAGTTCGGCCGGCGCCAGGCGTGCGTGAATATCTGGGTCGTGCCGGCAGAGGCGATCGTCGCCACGGCCTACGAAGACGCCGACTTGTTCGAGCACGGCACGGACAAGAGCTATCGCGAGGCTTTCGGGTACGAAACGACCAAGCGCGCCAAGGCCGTCGGAGACGCGGGCGAGATCTAG
- the paaC gene encoding phenylacetate-CoA oxygenase subunit PaaC, with amino-acid sequence MTVPSKLDAATKSAVIDLLYRLADDGLIIGHRNSEWTGIGPILEEDIAFSSMAQDKMGHALAFYRLLHELGEPDPERNTFERGPEAFRCCSLVAMEFLSAGSNHGDLCNNPVRDELMHRGDWCGSLVRQFLFAEADAVRMAALEDNAYEPLAHIARKLRGEIKYHTLHGRLLMEKLGRATPESGQRLQAALTKLWPHALGIFEPTRFESALAAAKICPPESELCDQWRSEVTPIIAKAGLTIPANATPHYGGRAGKHGPELAAVLDAMQRVYKLSPRATW; translated from the coding sequence ATGACAGTACCCTCGAAACTCGACGCCGCGACGAAGTCGGCCGTCATTGACCTGCTCTATCGTCTTGCCGACGACGGCCTCATCATCGGCCATCGCAATTCGGAGTGGACCGGCATCGGCCCCATTCTTGAAGAGGACATTGCCTTTTCGTCGATGGCCCAGGACAAGATGGGCCACGCCCTGGCTTTTTACCGATTGCTCCACGAACTCGGCGAGCCGGACCCGGAGCGCAACACGTTTGAGCGCGGTCCCGAGGCGTTTCGTTGTTGCAGTCTGGTGGCGATGGAGTTCCTTTCCGCCGGTTCCAATCACGGCGACCTGTGCAATAACCCGGTGCGCGACGAACTCATGCATCGCGGGGACTGGTGCGGCAGCCTGGTACGGCAATTTCTCTTTGCCGAGGCGGATGCCGTCCGTATGGCGGCGCTGGAGGACAACGCCTACGAGCCGCTGGCCCATATTGCCCGAAAGCTGCGCGGCGAGATCAAGTATCACACTTTGCACGGCCGGCTCCTCATGGAGAAGCTCGGGCGGGCAACGCCGGAAAGCGGCCAGCGGCTGCAGGCGGCGCTGACGAAACTTTGGCCGCATGCGTTGGGCATTTTCGAGCCGACTCGCTTTGAGAGCGCGCTCGCGGCGGCGAAGATCTGTCCGCCGGAGTCTGAGCTGTGCGATCAGTGGCGATCTGAAGTGACGCCGATCATCGCCAAGGCGGGCTTGACGATCCCAGCCAACGCCACGCCGCACTACGGCGGGCGCGCGGGGAAGCACGGCCCGGAACTGGCGGCCGTGCTCGATGCGATGCAGCGGGTTTACAAACTTTCGCCGCGGGCGACCTGGTAG
- the paaJ gene encoding phenylacetate-CoA oxygenase subunit PaaJ, producing MRPIEANTETDLARVWEALAGVSDPEIPVVSVVDLGIIAGVEIQPDAVTVRMTPTFAGCPALDVMRNDIARSLRDAGFDSVRVDVVFDPPWSSDRISDDGRRKLKEFGLAPPGPACRGGLTEEMIARVSCPHCDSANTTLESIFGPTLCRAIHYCNACRQSFEQFKPI from the coding sequence ATGAGACCGATCGAAGCGAACACGGAGACCGACTTGGCCCGCGTCTGGGAGGCGCTGGCCGGGGTCAGCGATCCGGAGATTCCGGTCGTCTCGGTCGTCGACCTGGGGATCATCGCAGGTGTAGAGATTCAGCCTGACGCCGTCACGGTACGGATGACCCCCACCTTCGCCGGTTGCCCTGCGCTGGATGTCATGCGAAATGATATCGCTCGCAGCCTGCGCGATGCCGGATTTGATTCGGTTCGCGTTGATGTTGTTTTCGATCCGCCGTGGAGCAGCGATCGAATCAGCGATGACGGCCGGCGCAAGCTCAAGGAATTCGGTCTCGCCCCACCGGGCCCTGCCTGTCGCGGCGGATTGACAGAGGAAATGATCGCCCGCGTCTCCTGCCCCCACTGCGATTCGGCGAATACGACGCTGGAGTCCATCTTCGGACCGACGCTTTGCCGGGCCATTCATTATTGCAACGCATGCCGGCAGTCGTTTGAACAGTTCAAGCCCATCTGA
- a CDS encoding DUF4190 domain-containing protein — MAVKVICPSCQNAFVSRAAPSDGDEAICPHCDRRFHVELEGYTVAEPVTRTVAPPRYAMPVGIRFSFSCERCGSVLEGNDGMSGQKGRCPTCGGVFTIPRVDRHTGVAAERAQIDDDGQLPTPMHAYATAGAKAPQIVRHADGSQAVRCPRCSREMSVDADMCKGCGMPFTIEGAQESNAHSPESGGLATAALTLGILSVPTYCLPLLGPAAVLVGFMALQRGSKLGPDAPGRRMAIVGMILGFLSSAVFAASLYWKF; from the coding sequence ATGGCTGTCAAGGTCATTTGCCCATCATGTCAGAATGCGTTTGTAAGCCGCGCTGCGCCAAGCGACGGTGATGAAGCGATCTGCCCGCATTGCGATCGGCGTTTCCATGTTGAGTTAGAAGGCTACACCGTTGCCGAGCCCGTCACCCGCACGGTTGCGCCGCCGCGTTATGCGATGCCGGTCGGCATTCGATTCTCGTTTTCCTGTGAGCGCTGCGGATCGGTGCTCGAAGGCAACGACGGCATGTCCGGTCAGAAGGGTCGCTGTCCCACCTGCGGCGGCGTCTTCACGATTCCCCGCGTCGATCGTCACACCGGCGTCGCCGCCGAGCGCGCCCAAATCGATGACGACGGCCAACTCCCGACGCCGATGCACGCCTACGCCACCGCCGGCGCCAAGGCGCCGCAGATTGTCCGGCACGCTGACGGCTCGCAGGCGGTACGGTGTCCGCGATGCAGCCGCGAGATGTCCGTCGATGCTGATATGTGCAAGGGATGCGGAATGCCCTTTACCATCGAAGGAGCGCAGGAATCAAACGCCCATTCGCCGGAGTCGGGCGGCCTGGCGACGGCGGCCCTGACCCTCGGCATTCTTTCCGTCCCGACTTACTGCCTCCCGCTCCTGGGGCCTGCCGCCGTGCTGGTCGGCTTCATGGCCCTGCAGCGCGGCTCGAAACTGGGACCGGACGCTCCCGGACGGCGCATGGCGATTGTCGGAATGATCCTGGGATTCCTCAGCAGTGCCGTCTTTGCGGCATCGCTCTATTGGAAGTTTTGA
- a CDS encoding alcohol dehydrogenase catalytic domain-containing protein — protein sequence MKALEYHISPWRWTICKAASLLRPSACYGALSPLRLVDRPVPQIPGPGWVRLRTLLGGICGTDLGLIMLRQHPATILQRFASFPAILGHENVAVIDAVGDSAGAWSVGQRVCVDPAIGCAAYDDGSLCRLCALGIASQCERAGNGQLPPRALLGLNRVTGGSWAEYFVAHTSQLHAVPDAVPDEQAVLLDPIASAVHAVLRRTPKPGEQVLVCGSGIIALGIVASLRALGCDNQVTIALRHEFQSKLARKLGVSDVLRMPRKMSPADRYDLVARRVGGTRLAARFGNQALLGGFDLVYDTTGSGKGMTDAIKWTRTRGTLVLVGTSGIALVDTTPLWFDELEVIGANGRQIETNADGPIHTYDLVLKWIASGRIDLSVLPIRRFRLTEYRSALRQLHQRGRNPVVKAVFDHRP from the coding sequence ATGAAGGCGCTGGAGTACCACATCTCCCCTTGGCGATGGACGATCTGCAAGGCAGCATCGCTGCTTCGCCCATCCGCATGCTACGGTGCGCTCTCCCCGCTCAGGCTCGTCGATCGCCCCGTGCCACAGATCCCCGGCCCCGGTTGGGTGAGACTGCGAACCCTGCTCGGCGGCATCTGCGGCACCGACCTTGGCCTCATCATGCTCCGTCAGCACCCCGCGACAATCCTCCAGCGCTTCGCCAGTTTCCCCGCCATCCTCGGCCACGAAAATGTCGCAGTGATAGACGCCGTAGGTGACTCGGCCGGCGCCTGGTCCGTCGGTCAGCGCGTCTGCGTCGATCCCGCCATCGGCTGTGCCGCGTATGACGATGGCTCGCTCTGCCGTCTCTGCGCTTTGGGCATCGCCTCCCAATGTGAACGCGCCGGCAACGGTCAGTTGCCCCCCCGCGCCCTGCTTGGCCTCAATCGTGTAACCGGCGGAAGCTGGGCCGAGTATTTCGTCGCCCACACCTCCCAGCTCCACGCCGTGCCCGACGCCGTCCCCGACGAACAGGCCGTGCTGCTCGACCCCATCGCCTCGGCCGTGCATGCCGTCTTGCGCAGAACTCCCAAACCCGGCGAGCAAGTGCTCGTCTGCGGTTCAGGCATCATCGCCCTGGGCATCGTCGCCTCACTCCGCGCCTTGGGATGCGACAATCAGGTCACCATCGCCCTGCGGCACGAGTTCCAATCTAAATTGGCCCGAAAACTCGGCGTCAGTGATGTGCTGCGCATGCCGCGAAAAATGTCCCCGGCCGATCGATATGATCTCGTCGCCCGGCGCGTCGGCGGCACGCGCCTGGCGGCGCGCTTCGGCAATCAGGCATTGCTCGGCGGATTCGACCTGGTCTACGACACGACCGGCTCAGGCAAGGGAATGACCGACGCAATCAAGTGGACGCGCACCCGCGGCACGCTCGTCCTCGTCGGCACCTCCGGCATCGCGTTGGTTGACACAACGCCCCTGTGGTTCGACGAACTCGAAGTGATCGGCGCGAACGGTCGCCAGATCGAAACCAACGCCGATGGACCGATCCACACCTACGACCTCGTGCTCAAATGGATCGCTTCCGGTCGCATCGATTTATCGGTCTTGCCGATCCGCAGATTTCGCCTGACCGAGTACCGATCCGCCCTGCGACAATTGCATCAGCGCGGTCGAAATCCGGTCGTAAAGGCCGTATTCGATCACCGCCCATAA
- a CDS encoding class I SAM-dependent methyltransferase, translated as MPDTSISKTMARSDLDRPECRAVLTELFGLIRRMNANGAKYSSWYGHVDAWPSAWEHINRGEDYQPFPGNPDELRIPWFLLWEIAWIVANTPMRPAARVLDMGGAGSLFTCYLAARGCAVHTIDLQADLCKRSEETAKQMGWRMFAKQMDMTRLDYPDGFFDHVFSVCVFEHLPVSGRVECNAEVARVLRPGGTVAYTFDYANPQSFGRIDTPQDVRRQFIEPSGLALRGGGNFVDTGERYLAAPQCFGIGRFRQIMARLHAFLSGSVVRSRVLSGRTSYTFGSVFLEKRGGST; from the coding sequence ATGCCCGACACATCCATCAGCAAGACCATGGCCCGAAGCGATCTCGATCGACCCGAGTGCCGCGCCGTCCTCACCGAGCTGTTCGGCCTGATCCGCCGCATGAACGCCAACGGCGCCAAGTACTCCTCCTGGTACGGCCATGTCGATGCCTGGCCCAGCGCCTGGGAGCACATCAATCGCGGCGAAGACTATCAGCCCTTCCCCGGCAACCCCGACGAGCTGCGCATCCCCTGGTTCCTCCTCTGGGAGATCGCCTGGATCGTCGCCAACACCCCCATGCGTCCGGCCGCGCGCGTCCTCGACATGGGTGGGGCGGGCTCACTCTTCACCTGCTATCTCGCGGCGCGCGGCTGCGCGGTCCACACCATCGACCTGCAGGCCGACCTATGCAAACGATCCGAGGAAACCGCGAAACAGATGGGCTGGCGCATGTTCGCGAAGCAGATGGACATGACCCGCCTCGATTATCCCGACGGGTTTTTCGATCACGTCTTTTCCGTCTGCGTCTTCGAACATCTCCCCGTCTCAGGCCGCGTGGAGTGCAACGCCGAAGTCGCTCGCGTGCTCAGGCCCGGCGGGACCGTCGCTTACACCTTTGACTATGCCAACCCGCAATCCTTCGGTCGGATCGACACACCGCAGGACGTGCGTCGCCAGTTCATCGAGCCTTCCGGCCTCGCATTGCGGGGCGGTGGCAATTTTGTCGACACCGGCGAGCGCTATCTGGCCGCACCCCAGTGCTTCGGCATCGGCCGATTCCGGCAAATAATGGCCCGGCTCCACGCATTCTTGAGCGGCTCGGTCGTGCGATCTCGCGTGCTGTCCGGTCGCACGTCCTATACATTCGGGTCGGTGTTCCTGGAAAAGCGGGGCGGATCGACCTGA
- a CDS encoding GNAT family N-acetyltransferase, with the protein MAAAPMSQNARHPPTIDLQTVRLRPLGTADAAALYAYLREPVVTELTSYPEVTPQIVDAMIQRSAARWAAGEPSRWAVALRHDDQLVGTCGFNDVSLPHRWAEIAFDLAPAHWGKGLMRQAVAAALHWAFQQDQLDRVHAYVRVDNLRSQRLLEQSGFLREGRLRRFRLCRGHPYDFFIYALLRSDATASRQSS; encoded by the coding sequence ATGGCTGCTGCACCAATGTCACAAAACGCCCGACATCCGCCCACGATCGATCTCCAGACCGTCCGCCTCCGCCCGTTAGGCACGGCCGACGCCGCCGCGCTCTACGCCTACCTGCGCGAGCCCGTCGTCACCGAGCTCACCAGCTATCCCGAGGTCACGCCCCAGATCGTCGACGCCATGATCCAGCGCTCCGCTGCCCGTTGGGCCGCCGGCGAGCCGTCTCGCTGGGCCGTCGCTCTTCGCCACGACGATCAACTCGTCGGCACCTGCGGTTTCAACGACGTATCCCTCCCGCACCGTTGGGCCGAGATCGCCTTCGACCTCGCACCCGCCCACTGGGGCAAGGGACTCATGCGCCAGGCCGTCGCCGCCGCCCTCCATTGGGCTTTCCAGCAAGACCAGCTCGATCGCGTGCACGCCTACGTCCGCGTGGACAACCTCCGCTCCCAGCGCCTGCTGGAGCAAAGCGGCTTCCTCCGCGAAGGTCGCCTCCGCCGCTTCCGCCTCTGCCGAGGCCACCCCTACGACTTCTTTATCTACGCCCTTCTCCGCTCCGACGCCACGGCATCCCGGCAATCGTCCTGA
- a CDS encoding VOC family protein, with translation MRLGNFSVSLTVKDIAASRAFYEKLGFKVVSGDQSKSWIVLQNESTKIGLFQGMFERNMLTFNPGWDSSKATLADFEDVREIQKTLKARGITPDPAADESTTGPAYFMLTDPDGNPILFDQHVPSPASYRPQ, from the coding sequence ATGCGACTTGGCAACTTCTCGGTCAGCCTGACTGTCAAAGACATCGCCGCCTCCCGCGCGTTCTACGAAAAGCTCGGCTTCAAAGTGGTCTCCGGCGACCAGTCCAAGAGCTGGATCGTCCTCCAAAACGAGTCCACCAAGATCGGCCTCTTCCAGGGAATGTTCGAGCGCAACATGCTCACCTTCAACCCCGGCTGGGACAGCAGCAAGGCCACCCTCGCCGACTTTGAGGACGTGCGCGAAATCCAGAAGACGCTAAAGGCACGCGGCATCACCCCCGACCCCGCCGCCGATGAATCCACCACCGGCCCCGCCTACTTCATGCTCACCGACCCCGACGGCAACCCGATCCTCTTCGACCAGCACGTCCCCAGCCCGGCCTCATACCGGCCCCAGTAA